A part of Geoanaerobacter pelophilus genomic DNA contains:
- a CDS encoding electron transfer flavoprotein subunit beta/FixA family protein: MPNQDLNILVLLRECSDPRPPAKAITRGAGISDRGLRRIANPADLSALEEALRLKDHYGATVTVLAIGPERLDDLLRLAASMGEVRCIRFWDHGLEGSDAVADARVLARLINILAPKLVFTGSRLLDRGDDPVPALAAAMETMPCLATVTDLKLAGSCVEALRKVDRGGRQEVTAPCPCVVQFEDLGVSRYPTVDAVAAAVNAPVTRWHLADLGLPFWEVGATGACLPLAEFGVPRPDPVRVVTPDAQLPTFERILSLLSGGIKAREGKLRTGSADELSAGIWQILQQEGIAP; encoded by the coding sequence ATGCCAAACCAAGACCTGAATATTCTGGTTCTCCTTCGCGAGTGCTCTGATCCGCGGCCGCCTGCCAAGGCGATTACTCGCGGTGCCGGCATAAGTGACCGGGGATTACGGCGAATAGCGAACCCGGCCGATTTATCGGCCTTGGAAGAGGCGCTCCGCTTGAAGGATCACTACGGAGCCACTGTGACCGTTCTTGCCATCGGCCCGGAACGGCTCGACGACCTGCTCCGCCTTGCCGCTTCCATGGGAGAAGTTCGCTGCATCAGGTTCTGGGATCACGGGCTAGAAGGGAGCGATGCTGTGGCCGATGCCCGGGTATTGGCCCGGCTCATCAATATCCTTGCCCCGAAGCTGGTGTTTACCGGTAGTCGTCTCCTTGACCGGGGGGACGATCCGGTGCCGGCTCTGGCAGCGGCAATGGAAACCATGCCCTGCCTGGCAACGGTTACTGATCTGAAGCTGGCCGGAAGCTGTGTTGAAGCGTTGCGCAAGGTGGACCGCGGTGGACGCCAGGAGGTGACGGCACCGTGTCCCTGCGTTGTTCAGTTCGAGGATCTGGGTGTGTCCCGTTATCCGACAGTGGATGCCGTTGCTGCCGCAGTCAATGCGCCGGTGACACGGTGGCATCTGGCCGACCTGGGGCTGCCGTTCTGGGAAGTTGGCGCAACCGGCGCTTGTCTGCCGTTGGCCGAATTTGGCGTCCCGCGCCCGGACCCGGTGCGGGTGGTGACGCCGGATGCGCAGTTGCCGACCTTCGAGCGGATACTGTCGCTTCTGTCCGGCGGGATCAAGGCCCGAGAGGGGAAGCTGCGAACCGGGTCAGCCGATGAACTCTCTGCGGGGATTTGGCAGATTCTGCAACAAGAAGGAATAGCGCCATGA
- the mftF gene encoding mycofactocin biosynthesis glycosyltransferase MftF (Members of this protein family, MftF, are glycosyltransferases, members of PF00535 (glycosyl transferase family 2). The encoding gene is found as part of the mycofactocin cassette, in Mycobacterium tuberculosis, many other Actinobacteria, and occasional members of other lineages. Mycofactocin itself, a putative redox carrier, is a heavily modified derivative of the C-terminal Val-Tyr dipeptide of the mycofactocin precursor MftA (TIGR03969).), translating to MIYRLSPQVELMEKGGAHLLVSRAPLCVLRLNRSLRELVLRGTDGPITPISTAEQTVLEQLAGKGFVERVRESHELPTDLPTVSIVIPVKDREEELARCLASLNRIIYPKEKLQIIVVDDGSKDLSPLLAELYGAKVVPSGGVGRGPAAARNVGARVATGEILAFIDSDCTASPGWLSELLPAFSDQRMAAVGGFVDGMCRESAVDLYESVMSSLSLGKRELTGSNGDDTFYLPSCNLLVRRSLFQGVGGFRDEMHVGEDVDLTWRLRDNGWSICYLPAGRIYHEHRSTLRSFMSRRFDYGTSEGTLQRLHPLRRKRMVMPPLLVLLLVLCLSAPFTGSWSLLIAVGVLSLDVIAVKGQLMRRKVPVGISALIAGRLRALGSLVYYLSYHLVRYYSLLLVIGAIFLPALWLLFAGALGCAARVDYSVRKPAQSFPAFVAIYALEQVAYGAGVFWGCLSRKTFASYRVTLLRQIALPS from the coding sequence ATGATTTACCGGTTATCCCCGCAAGTGGAGCTTATGGAAAAAGGTGGCGCGCATCTGCTTGTCAGCCGGGCGCCGTTGTGCGTCTTACGCCTGAACCGCTCCCTTCGGGAACTGGTCTTGCGTGGTACGGACGGTCCGATAACCCCGATCTCCACCGCTGAACAGACAGTGCTGGAGCAGTTGGCGGGGAAAGGTTTTGTCGAGCGGGTCAGGGAGAGCCACGAGCTGCCAACGGATCTGCCGACGGTCAGTATCGTGATCCCGGTGAAGGATCGTGAAGAAGAGCTTGCCCGGTGCCTGGCCTCTTTGAATCGCATCATCTACCCAAAAGAAAAGCTCCAGATCATCGTGGTGGATGACGGTAGCAAGGATCTCAGCCCGCTATTGGCAGAATTATACGGAGCAAAGGTCGTTCCGTCGGGTGGGGTTGGCAGAGGGCCGGCAGCAGCACGCAATGTCGGTGCCCGGGTGGCCACGGGAGAGATCCTGGCTTTCATAGATTCTGATTGTACGGCGTCTCCCGGCTGGCTCAGCGAGCTGCTCCCTGCTTTCAGCGACCAGCGGATGGCTGCAGTCGGGGGGTTTGTGGACGGCATGTGCCGGGAATCTGCTGTGGACTTGTACGAAAGCGTCATGTCCAGCCTCTCCCTCGGTAAAAGAGAGCTTACCGGCAGCAACGGTGACGACACCTTCTATCTGCCGAGCTGTAATCTTCTGGTACGGCGGAGCCTGTTCCAAGGGGTCGGCGGTTTTCGGGACGAGATGCATGTCGGCGAGGACGTGGACCTTACCTGGCGGCTGCGCGACAACGGCTGGAGTATCTGTTATCTCCCCGCAGGCCGGATCTACCATGAACACCGGAGTACGCTGCGCTCGTTCATGTCGCGCCGTTTTGACTACGGCACATCGGAAGGCACTCTGCAGCGCCTCCATCCGCTGCGTCGCAAACGGATGGTCATGCCGCCGCTGCTGGTGCTGCTGTTGGTGCTCTGCTTGTCTGCGCCGTTTACCGGCAGCTGGAGCCTGCTAATCGCTGTTGGCGTACTTTCCCTGGACGTGATCGCTGTCAAGGGGCAGTTGATGAGGCGCAAGGTCCCGGTTGGTATTTCGGCTCTTATTGCCGGCAGGCTGCGGGCACTGGGGAGTCTGGTTTATTACCTGAGCTATCACCTGGTCCGTTACTACTCGCTGCTGCTCGTTATTGGCGCGATATTTCTCCCTGCCCTGTGGCTGCTGTTTGCGGGGGCCCTGGGGTGTGCGGCGCGCGTCGATTATTCGGTGAGGAAGCCGGCACAATCGTTCCCGGCCTTTGTTGCGATCTATGCCTTGGAGCAGGTTGCTTATGGTGCCGGGGTTTTCTGGGGGTGCTTGAGTCGCAAGACTTTCGCTTCGTACCGGGTCACATTGCTGAGGCAGATCGCATTGCCATCGTAG
- a CDS encoding aldehyde ferredoxin oxidoreductase C-terminal domain-containing protein encodes MDKIARIDMGATGGPKISYEEVGEYSGLGGRALTSLLIAKEVHPLCHPLGAENKLVFAPGMLSGTTGSMTGRLSVGCKSPLTGTIKESNAGGQAAQVLARIGYAAVILEGKPAGDNLYKIIINKDGITIEVDNSLKLLDNYPLVAKLRGQYGDKVAYITIGSAGERQLLAASIACTDPELRPTRHCGRGGVGAVMGAKRVKAIILDDAGMKTRAPKDPEKFRDANRKFVEGLRKHPVTGEGLPAYGTNVLTNVLNEAGGYPTRNFKSGVFEGGAKLSGEAQAELEIKRGGTATHGCHRGCVIQCSGIFNDKDGNYVTKQPEYETVWSHGGHCGIDDLDTVARLDYMDDNIGVDTIEMGVTIGVAMDAGIIEFGDKEGAIRLMGEVGNGTPLGRVLGCGAEITGKVFGVEKVPVVKGQALPAYDPRPIQGIGVTYATTTMGADHTAGYAIATNILKVGGDVDPLKTEGQVELSRNLQIATAAIDSTGMCLFIAFAIMDQPETFQAMLDMLGAFYGIEMTGDDVVALGKKVLSAERDFNARAGFTKHHDRLPRFFYTDPIAPHNQVFSVPDEEMDQLFNW; translated from the coding sequence ATGGACAAGATTGCACGCATTGACATGGGGGCCACAGGCGGTCCAAAGATCAGCTACGAAGAGGTCGGAGAGTACTCGGGCCTTGGCGGAAGGGCGCTAACATCGCTGCTCATAGCCAAGGAAGTACACCCTCTGTGCCATCCGCTCGGCGCAGAGAATAAGCTGGTCTTTGCGCCGGGAATGCTCTCCGGCACCACCGGTTCCATGACCGGCCGGTTATCGGTTGGCTGCAAAAGTCCGCTGACCGGCACCATCAAGGAGTCCAATGCCGGCGGCCAGGCGGCCCAGGTGCTGGCTCGGATTGGTTATGCCGCGGTGATACTCGAAGGGAAGCCGGCCGGTGATAACCTGTACAAGATCATCATCAACAAGGACGGGATAACTATTGAGGTGGATAACAGCCTGAAGCTGCTGGACAACTATCCGCTGGTTGCCAAACTTCGTGGTCAGTACGGCGACAAGGTGGCGTACATTACCATCGGCTCTGCCGGCGAGCGCCAGCTGCTGGCGGCTTCCATTGCCTGTACTGACCCGGAACTCCGGCCCACAAGGCACTGCGGACGCGGCGGTGTCGGCGCGGTCATGGGAGCCAAGCGGGTCAAGGCGATCATTCTGGATGACGCCGGGATGAAAACCCGGGCACCCAAGGATCCGGAGAAGTTCCGCGATGCCAACCGGAAATTTGTCGAAGGTTTGCGCAAACATCCGGTGACCGGCGAGGGGCTTCCGGCTTACGGCACCAACGTCTTGACCAACGTCCTGAACGAGGCGGGCGGCTATCCGACCCGTAACTTCAAGTCAGGGGTATTCGAGGGTGGTGCCAAGCTTTCCGGGGAGGCCCAGGCCGAGCTCGAGATCAAGCGGGGAGGTACTGCCACCCACGGCTGTCACCGCGGCTGCGTCATCCAGTGCTCCGGCATCTTCAACGACAAAGATGGCAACTACGTCACCAAGCAGCCAGAGTACGAGACGGTCTGGTCGCATGGCGGCCATTGCGGTATCGACGACCTGGACACGGTGGCCAGGCTCGACTACATGGACGATAACATCGGTGTCGATACCATCGAGATGGGGGTCACCATCGGGGTAGCCATGGATGCCGGGATCATCGAGTTCGGCGATAAGGAAGGCGCTATTCGTCTGATGGGCGAAGTCGGTAACGGTACGCCGCTTGGTCGTGTCCTTGGCTGTGGCGCTGAAATCACCGGCAAGGTATTTGGCGTTGAGAAGGTGCCGGTGGTCAAGGGGCAGGCGCTGCCCGCCTATGATCCGCGCCCGATCCAGGGGATCGGCGTTACTTATGCCACCACTACCATGGGGGCCGACCATACTGCCGGCTATGCCATTGCCACCAACATCCTCAAGGTTGGGGGCGATGTCGATCCGTTAAAGACCGAGGGGCAGGTGGAACTGTCGCGGAATCTGCAGATTGCCACCGCGGCCATCGATTCCACCGGCATGTGCCTGTTCATCGCCTTTGCCATCATGGACCAGCCGGAAACATTCCAGGCCATGCTCGACATGCTCGGCGCCTTCTACGGCATCGAGATGACCGGCGACGACGTGGTGGCCCTTGGCAAAAAAGTCCTGTCCGCCGAGCGGGACTTCAATGCCAGGGCCGGGTTCACCAAGCACCACGACCGGTTGCCGCGCTTCTTCTATACCGACCCGATCGCACCGCACAACCAGGTGTTTTCGGTGCCTGACGAAGAGATGGACCAGCTGTTCAACTGGTAA
- a CDS encoding MoaD/ThiS family protein: protein MKITVKLFASFQKGRFTIEQRDYSELTTVAEVVRGLAIPEQELGIMLVNSRHVKLDQVLAEGDTLALFPLLGGG from the coding sequence ATGAAAATAACGGTCAAACTTTTTGCCAGTTTCCAGAAGGGGCGTTTTACCATCGAGCAGCGCGATTATTCGGAGCTGACCACGGTAGCGGAGGTTGTTAGGGGGCTGGCGATCCCGGAGCAGGAGCTGGGAATCATGCTGGTCAACAGCCGTCATGTCAAGCTCGACCAGGTATTGGCTGAAGGTGATACCCTGGCGCTGTTCCCTCTTTTAGGCGGTGGTTGA
- a CDS encoding HesA/MoeB/ThiF family protein, translated as MTALHDYLRGQASDGLLSWARQRQAMVRFGCTCFQVEEAALTLGILPARYQRNRETIATADQLTLLHSSVAVVGCGGLGGYVVEELARLGVGHLVVIDPDYFEEHNLNRQLFSLPANLGHAKVAAAQKRVAALNPAVTLHPLQEALGIDNGPELLAGVQLAVDCLDSITVRLVLAEVCETIAIPLVHGAIAGWYGQVTTQFPGDQTLQTLYQNRLEGKGVEQKLGNPAFTPAVIASLQVAEACKVLLGHQDTLRHRLLSVDLRQMQFHETAVPGQPSEQ; from the coding sequence ATGACAGCGCTGCACGATTATCTCCGCGGGCAGGCAAGCGACGGCCTGTTGTCCTGGGCGCGCCAGCGGCAGGCCATGGTCCGTTTCGGTTGCACCTGCTTCCAGGTGGAAGAGGCGGCCCTAACCCTGGGGATTCTCCCGGCACGATATCAGCGCAACCGCGAGACCATTGCCACTGCCGACCAGTTGACTCTGCTCCACAGCAGCGTGGCTGTTGTCGGCTGCGGCGGCCTGGGGGGGTATGTTGTTGAGGAGTTGGCGCGGCTGGGGGTCGGCCATCTCGTGGTGATCGATCCTGACTATTTTGAAGAGCATAATCTCAACCGGCAATTGTTCTCGCTCCCAGCCAATCTCGGCCATGCCAAGGTGGCGGCGGCGCAGAAACGGGTGGCTGCCCTCAACCCGGCGGTGACCCTGCATCCTTTGCAGGAGGCGCTCGGCATCGATAATGGACCGGAGTTGCTTGCCGGGGTACAGCTGGCAGTCGATTGCCTCGATAGCATTACGGTGCGTCTGGTACTGGCCGAGGTTTGCGAAACAATAGCCATTCCGTTGGTGCATGGCGCCATTGCCGGCTGGTACGGCCAGGTAACCACGCAGTTTCCGGGCGATCAGACCCTGCAAACTCTCTATCAAAACCGGTTGGAAGGGAAAGGGGTCGAGCAGAAGCTGGGTAATCCGGCCTTCACCCCTGCCGTGATAGCCAGCCTGCAAGTGGCCGAGGCCTGCAAGGTTTTGCTGGGGCATCAGGATACCCTGAGGCACCGGCTGCTGTCAGTCGATCTCAGGCAGATGCAGTTCCACGAAACTGCTGTGCCGGGCCAACCATCCGAGCAATAG
- a CDS encoding sigma-54-dependent Fis family transcriptional regulator, with translation MFKFPLVSKININRARTEFLSHGTVPAGRVPEHIFRSWQRSQGCGVDMERENSNIAAIARKELVGLTEKNRTLLVSSYSVMENLYEQIHDSSSMVLLADATGVVLHSLGDSNFVSRARKVALQPGGIWSEQVRGTNAIGTALVEQRPIVVHSSEHYVQAHDFLTCSASPIFDPYGKLLGALDVSSDCRAYQQHTMALVRISVQQIENQMFANGFESDICIQFHNRPEFIGTMYEAIAVFSRDGQLLAANRSALLHLNLDRYQAQTATFRQLFDIPFDALLLQADNTPQPVIRLPIAEGLNVYARVRMSPGYKQRFLRQEKPETATRPRLADASETRLQSLNALEYGDTRMRTAIDKAQRVLGHDIPVLIEGESGTGKELFARAMHQSNSRRSGPFVALNCAAIPEGLIESELFGYQEGAFTGAKRKGNIGKIRQANGGTLFLDEIGDMPLALQARLLRVLQERSITPLGDGTAHPVDIAVICATNRKLRDEIAANRFREDLYYRLNGLVIILPPLREREDLLQLSRSILADIAGPLRSVRLCEDVLNIFSAHPWPGNLRQMHNVLRTALALLGSDEEITLGHLSDDFLEQAKEAVPVPARQQAQPCRTIGSASPPESLDSLEAQAIQQAMAGCQGNISAAARQLGISRNTLYRKMRLFSA, from the coding sequence ATGTTCAAGTTTCCCCTGGTCAGCAAGATCAACATCAATCGCGCCCGCACCGAATTTTTATCCCACGGTACCGTCCCAGCCGGCCGGGTTCCGGAGCATATCTTCCGATCATGGCAGCGGTCACAGGGGTGCGGGGTGGATATGGAGAGGGAAAACAGCAACATAGCGGCCATTGCCCGCAAGGAACTGGTCGGCCTGACCGAGAAAAATCGCACCCTGCTGGTAAGCTCCTATTCTGTAATGGAGAATCTCTATGAACAGATCCACGACAGCTCCAGCATGGTTTTGTTGGCCGACGCCACCGGAGTGGTGCTGCACTCGCTCGGCGACTCGAACTTCGTCAGCAGGGCCAGAAAGGTCGCCCTGCAGCCGGGAGGCATCTGGTCCGAGCAGGTTCGTGGCACCAATGCCATTGGCACTGCCCTGGTGGAACAGCGACCTATCGTGGTTCACAGTTCAGAGCATTATGTCCAGGCCCATGATTTCCTGACCTGCTCTGCTTCACCCATCTTCGACCCCTACGGCAAGCTGCTGGGCGCGCTCGATGTCTCCAGCGACTGCCGCGCCTATCAGCAACACACCATGGCCCTGGTGCGGATTTCCGTGCAACAGATTGAAAACCAGATGTTTGCGAACGGCTTTGAGTCGGATATCTGCATCCAGTTTCACAATCGCCCGGAATTCATTGGCACCATGTACGAAGCCATTGCCGTGTTCAGCCGGGACGGCCAGTTACTGGCAGCCAACCGCAGCGCTCTGCTCCACCTGAACCTGGATCGTTACCAGGCCCAGACCGCCACGTTCCGACAGCTGTTCGACATCCCATTCGATGCCTTGCTGTTGCAGGCCGATAATACCCCGCAACCAGTCATCCGCCTCCCCATTGCCGAAGGGTTGAACGTCTATGCCCGAGTCCGGATGTCGCCCGGTTACAAACAGCGCTTCTTGCGTCAGGAAAAACCGGAAACCGCTACCAGACCGCGGCTGGCAGATGCCAGCGAAACCCGGCTTCAGTCGCTCAATGCGCTCGAATACGGCGACACAAGGATGCGCACCGCTATTGACAAGGCCCAGCGGGTGCTCGGTCATGACATCCCGGTATTGATTGAAGGAGAATCCGGCACCGGCAAGGAGCTGTTTGCCCGGGCTATGCACCAGAGCAACAGCCGCCGCAGCGGTCCATTTGTGGCGCTCAACTGTGCTGCTATCCCCGAAGGGTTGATCGAATCGGAACTGTTCGGCTATCAGGAGGGGGCATTTACCGGGGCCAAGCGTAAGGGGAATATCGGCAAAATCAGGCAGGCCAACGGCGGGACGCTCTTTCTCGATGAGATCGGCGACATGCCCCTAGCCCTTCAGGCAAGGTTGTTGCGGGTTCTACAGGAGCGCTCCATCACGCCGCTCGGAGACGGCACTGCGCATCCGGTCGACATTGCAGTGATCTGCGCCACCAACCGGAAGCTGCGAGACGAGATCGCTGCCAACCGCTTCCGTGAGGACCTCTACTACCGGCTCAACGGGCTAGTGATAATCCTTCCCCCACTACGGGAACGCGAAGACCTGCTGCAGCTCTCCCGGTCCATCCTGGCGGACATTGCCGGGCCACTCCGCTCCGTGCGGCTCTGCGAGGATGTGCTCAACATCTTCAGCGCCCACCCCTGGCCTGGGAACCTGCGTCAGATGCATAACGTGCTCCGGACAGCCCTGGCCCTGCTCGGCAGCGATGAAGAAATCACCCTGGGCCACTTGTCCGATGATTTTCTGGAGCAAGCAAAAGAAGCGGTGCCGGTACCTGCCCGACAACAGGCGCAGCCATGCCGGACCATTGGCTCAGCATCACCACCGGAGAGCCTTGACAGCCTGGAAGCGCAGGCAATTCAACAGGCCATGGCAGGATGCCAGGGGAACATATCTGCGGCGGCACGGCAGCTCGGCATCAGCCGCAATACCCTTTATCGAAAAATGCGGCTGTTCTCTGCCTGA